Proteins from a single region of Pseudarthrobacter sp. NIBRBAC000502772:
- the cobA gene encoding uroporphyrinogen-III C-methyltransferase: MQLSIDLTGREVLVTGSDHAARQAVRRYAAAGAVVYRLSTPAGAAHDGPLPERPFLVAAVDDGQPGWESLLERCAATGIPVAAEPAAGPVGHVTLVGGGPGTTELLTVAAVKALRDADVVFFDRLAPCQDLPDLTSAELVDVGKKPGHHKVGQADIEKLMVESALAGNNVVRLKGGDPYVFGRGGEEVASCVAAGVPVRVISGVTSAISVPAAAGIPVTHREVSHMFTVVSGHAPLTEKEHTHLAGLGGTIVVLMGIGTLHQLAAGLRKAGMRPDMPMAVVERGYRPGQRTTIADLGTITSAAAGCSNPAVLVIGEVVRVAEANRGHAEAAADLDRLAASLLGS, encoded by the coding sequence ATGCAGCTCAGCATTGATCTCACCGGCCGCGAAGTCCTGGTCACCGGATCCGACCACGCCGCCCGCCAGGCGGTCCGCCGCTACGCGGCCGCGGGCGCCGTCGTCTACCGCCTCAGCACCCCGGCAGGTGCAGCGCATGACGGCCCGCTCCCCGAGCGTCCGTTCCTGGTCGCGGCGGTCGACGACGGCCAGCCCGGCTGGGAGTCCCTGCTCGAGCGCTGCGCCGCCACCGGCATCCCGGTGGCGGCCGAGCCGGCCGCCGGACCGGTCGGCCACGTCACCCTGGTGGGCGGCGGACCCGGCACCACCGAGCTGCTGACCGTCGCCGCCGTGAAGGCCCTCCGCGATGCGGACGTGGTGTTCTTCGACCGGCTGGCTCCCTGCCAGGACCTGCCGGACCTGACCTCCGCCGAACTGGTGGATGTGGGCAAGAAGCCCGGCCACCACAAGGTGGGCCAGGCCGACATCGAAAAGCTGATGGTTGAGAGCGCTCTCGCCGGCAACAACGTGGTCCGCCTCAAGGGAGGCGACCCCTACGTCTTCGGCCGTGGCGGCGAGGAAGTGGCTTCCTGTGTGGCGGCGGGTGTGCCCGTCCGTGTCATCTCGGGTGTCACCAGCGCGATCTCCGTGCCGGCGGCCGCCGGCATTCCGGTCACCCACCGCGAGGTCAGCCACATGTTCACCGTGGTCTCCGGCCACGCGCCGCTGACCGAAAAGGAACACACGCACCTGGCCGGCCTGGGAGGCACCATTGTGGTCCTGATGGGCATCGGCACACTGCACCAGCTCGCGGCCGGACTCCGCAAAGCCGGCATGCGCCCGGACATGCCCATGGCCGTCGTCGAACGCGGTTACCGCCCCGGCCAGCGCACCACCATCGCGGACCTGGGCACCATCACCTCCGCCGCTGCCGGGTGCAGCAATCCCGCCGTGCTGGTCATTGGCGAGGTGGTTCGCGTGGCAGAAGCCAACCGCGGGCATGCTGAGGCCGCCGCCGACCTCGACCGGCTGGCGGCCTCGCTGCTCGGTTCATGA
- the nirB gene encoding nitrite reductase large subunit NirB, with protein MTEQTSSSENTRRIVVAGGGPAAHRFADAMHSRGLEGWHVTVLTEEAHLPYDRVALSKALTDTGVDLTLGSASMWDHASLELKTGERVVKINAEAKTVETAAGNTFEYDDLVVATGSNAARLPIPGNELTHVYRTLEDVWAINKSITELTEKLGRKVNAVTIGGGLLGLESAAGTEQLGANPIVIDGSQWLMATQLDEGAGQAMGRLIKAKGFAVHGGVFPSEVLSDDEGQVTGVLMADGRIIEADMVIVAIGVRPRDELFRAAEGDEQVFSLGQRGGVVIDDSCATEVDGIWAIGEVANFEGMCLGLVAPANTMAEIVADRLHGGGATFPGFDTATKLKLSGVDVASFGDGFAKTEHSLEIVYADPARGVYQKIVTTDDAKTLLGGIFVGDASPYTSLRPLLGRELSAEPGAYLSAAGGGDAPDTELPDDAILCSCNNVSAGTIRDTVNGCGACDGNAPVQELGELKGCTRAGTSCGSCVPMLKKLLETELTKSGVEVSKALCEHIELSRQELFDAIRVLELTSFEEIMAKYGTGAGCDICKPTIANILASQNSAYVLDAGRGTLQDTNDRALANMQKDGTYSVVPRIAGGEITPKKLGVIAAVAEKYNLYTKITGGQRIDMFGARLEELPEIWKELVDAGFESGQAYGKSLRTVKSCVGSTWCRFGVQDSVAMAIQLELRYRGLRSPHKLKMGVSGCARECAEARGKDVGVIATADGWNLYVGGNGGATPAHAQLLAKDLDDETLIKYIDRYFMYYIRTADRLQRTARWQEELDGGIKHVEDVVVKDTLGIAEELEAAMAKHVDTYVDEWADTLKDPERLRRFRSFVNAPDQKDDSITFVSDERGQMRPATAEEKGKVLIGASIPMRPRAENEV; from the coding sequence GTGACCGAACAGACTTCAAGCTCAGAGAACACGCGCCGCATCGTCGTCGCCGGTGGCGGCCCCGCCGCCCACCGCTTCGCCGATGCCATGCATTCCCGTGGCCTCGAAGGCTGGCACGTCACGGTCCTCACGGAGGAAGCCCACCTGCCCTATGACCGGGTAGCGCTCTCCAAGGCCCTCACGGACACCGGTGTCGACCTGACGCTGGGGTCCGCGTCGATGTGGGACCACGCTTCCCTTGAACTGAAGACCGGCGAGCGCGTGGTGAAGATCAACGCCGAAGCCAAGACGGTGGAAACCGCCGCCGGCAACACCTTCGAATACGACGACCTGGTGGTCGCAACCGGCTCGAATGCCGCCCGCCTGCCCATCCCCGGCAACGAGCTCACCCACGTCTACCGCACGCTCGAAGACGTCTGGGCCATCAACAAGTCCATCACCGAGCTCACGGAAAAGCTCGGTCGCAAGGTTAATGCCGTCACCATCGGTGGCGGCCTCCTGGGGCTCGAATCGGCCGCCGGCACGGAGCAGCTCGGCGCCAACCCGATCGTTATCGACGGTTCGCAGTGGCTGATGGCCACCCAGCTGGATGAAGGCGCGGGCCAGGCAATGGGCCGGCTCATCAAGGCCAAGGGCTTTGCAGTCCACGGCGGTGTCTTCCCCTCGGAAGTCCTGTCCGACGACGAGGGCCAGGTGACGGGTGTCCTTATGGCCGACGGCCGCATCATCGAAGCAGACATGGTGATCGTAGCCATCGGCGTCCGGCCCCGCGACGAACTCTTCCGCGCCGCCGAGGGCGACGAACAGGTGTTCAGCCTGGGCCAGCGTGGCGGTGTGGTCATCGACGACTCCTGCGCCACCGAGGTCGACGGAATCTGGGCAATCGGCGAGGTGGCCAACTTCGAAGGCATGTGCCTGGGCCTGGTTGCCCCTGCCAACACCATGGCAGAGATCGTGGCCGACCGCCTGCACGGCGGCGGGGCCACCTTCCCCGGTTTCGACACCGCCACCAAGCTGAAGCTCTCCGGTGTGGACGTAGCCAGCTTCGGCGACGGCTTCGCCAAGACCGAGCACTCGCTCGAAATCGTTTACGCCGACCCCGCCCGCGGTGTCTACCAAAAAATCGTCACCACCGACGATGCCAAGACCCTCCTGGGCGGCATCTTTGTGGGCGACGCCAGCCCCTACACCAGCCTCCGCCCGCTCCTGGGCCGCGAACTTAGCGCCGAGCCCGGCGCGTACCTCTCGGCGGCCGGCGGCGGCGACGCCCCGGACACCGAACTGCCGGACGACGCCATCCTGTGTTCCTGCAACAACGTCTCCGCCGGAACCATCCGCGACACCGTCAACGGCTGCGGCGCCTGCGACGGCAACGCCCCCGTCCAGGAACTTGGCGAACTCAAGGGCTGCACCCGCGCCGGAACCAGCTGCGGATCCTGCGTCCCGATGCTCAAGAAGCTGCTGGAAACCGAACTCACCAAGTCCGGCGTCGAGGTCTCCAAGGCCCTCTGCGAGCACATCGAACTGTCACGCCAGGAACTCTTCGACGCCATCCGCGTCCTGGAACTGACCTCCTTCGAGGAGATCATGGCCAAGTACGGCACCGGCGCCGGCTGCGACATCTGCAAGCCCACCATCGCCAACATCCTGGCCAGCCAGAACAGCGCCTACGTCCTGGACGCCGGCCGCGGCACGCTGCAGGACACCAACGACCGCGCCCTCGCCAACATGCAGAAGGACGGCACCTACTCGGTGGTCCCCCGCATCGCCGGCGGCGAAATCACCCCCAAGAAGCTCGGCGTCATCGCCGCCGTGGCCGAGAAGTACAACCTGTACACCAAGATCACCGGCGGCCAGCGGATCGACATGTTCGGTGCCCGGCTGGAAGAGCTGCCGGAAATCTGGAAGGAACTGGTGGACGCCGGCTTCGAGTCCGGCCAGGCATACGGCAAGAGCCTGCGCACCGTGAAGTCCTGTGTTGGTTCCACCTGGTGCCGCTTCGGTGTCCAGGACTCGGTGGCCATGGCCATCCAGCTCGAGCTCCGGTACCGCGGCCTCCGCAGCCCGCACAAGCTCAAGATGGGCGTCTCCGGCTGCGCCCGCGAATGTGCCGAGGCCCGCGGCAAGGACGTCGGCGTTATCGCCACGGCCGACGGCTGGAACCTGTACGTCGGCGGTAACGGCGGCGCCACCCCGGCCCACGCCCAGCTGCTGGCCAAGGACCTCGACGACGAAACCCTGATCAAGTACATCGACCGCTACTTCATGTACTACATCCGCACGGCGGACCGCCTGCAGCGCACCGCGCGCTGGCAGGAAGAGCTCGACGGCGGCATCAAGCACGTCGAGGACGTGGTGGTCAAGGACACCCTGGGCATCGCCGAGGAACTTGAAGCCGCCATGGCCAAGCACGTTGACACCTACGTGGACGAATGGGCAGACACGCTGAAGGACCCCGAGCGTCTGCGCCGGTTCCGTTCCTTCGTCAACGCGCCTGACCAGAAGGATGACTCCATCACCTTCGTTTCCGACGAGCGTGGCCAGATGCGCCCTGCCACTGCGGAGGAAAAAGGCAAGGTCCTGATCGGCGCCTCCATCCCCATGCGGCCCCGCGCCGAGAACGAGGTATAG
- the deoC gene encoding deoxyribose-phosphate aldolase, whose translation MSNSATPTDQTGAGTVSASGNIASYIDHTLLKPEASEAEILKVCAEAAEYHFKSVCVNPIWVKTVKTALKGSGVLTCSVVGFPLGAIPTDVKTFEARGAVLDGADEVDMVINIAAARAGDKGALVEDIASVAEAVHASGAILKVIIETALLNDDQKVLACQASVEAGADFVKTSTGFNGGGATAEDIALMRRTVGPDLGVKASGGVRSLADAQAMIAAGATRIGASSGIAIVNGEQGSASY comes from the coding sequence ATGAGCAACTCAGCCACTCCTACCGACCAAACTGGAGCCGGTACGGTCTCAGCGTCGGGCAACATTGCTTCCTACATTGACCACACGCTGCTCAAGCCTGAGGCCAGCGAAGCAGAGATCCTCAAAGTGTGTGCCGAGGCCGCCGAATACCACTTCAAGTCAGTCTGCGTTAACCCCATCTGGGTCAAGACCGTCAAGACCGCCCTCAAGGGGTCCGGCGTTCTGACGTGCTCAGTGGTCGGGTTCCCGCTGGGGGCGATTCCCACCGATGTCAAGACCTTTGAAGCCCGCGGAGCCGTCCTGGACGGCGCCGACGAGGTCGACATGGTCATCAACATCGCCGCTGCCCGTGCCGGCGACAAAGGCGCCCTGGTCGAGGACATCGCCTCAGTCGCGGAAGCGGTGCACGCCAGCGGCGCCATCCTGAAGGTCATCATCGAAACCGCATTGCTCAATGATGACCAGAAGGTTCTTGCCTGCCAGGCGTCCGTTGAAGCCGGGGCGGACTTCGTCAAGACGTCCACGGGGTTCAATGGCGGGGGCGCCACGGCCGAGGACATCGCCCTGATGCGCCGCACCGTCGGCCCCGATCTCGGCGTCAAGGCGTCCGGCGGCGTACGTTCCCTTGCCGACGCGCAGGCTATGATTGCTGCAGGTGCAACACGTATTGGTGCCAGCTCCGGCATCGCCATCGTCAACGGTGAACAGGGTTCAGCCAGCTACTGA
- a CDS encoding FAD-dependent oxidoreductase: MSAPAPSTSVSPAPRIVIAGAGPAAQALVRQLDGARFRGTVTVLSNRDDAPAELLELAELPQVSVRLGQPASFIDAGNRSVTTADGMELGYDELVIATGSAPVASPVAGAGRCLSYSTIDDAARIGDAVKEVTRELGRRPLGILVGTGAAAGQAEAVLRARGVRPIRTTVRPAAVVHSIHGSGLTASGVVFEDGSSMNGDLVVLAEERVARDGLAASAGLATAPNGGIAISKDFRTSVSGIWAIGDAAAFDGVRLGLLVAAASAAGACAAQLMTATSAAESLAAHAVEGVAAGVAERVPAAA; the protein is encoded by the coding sequence ATGTCCGCTCCGGCACCGTCCACCTCAGTTTCCCCGGCTCCGCGCATCGTCATCGCCGGGGCAGGGCCCGCCGCACAGGCGCTGGTCCGCCAGTTGGACGGTGCCCGCTTCCGCGGCACCGTCACCGTCCTCAGCAACCGGGACGACGCTCCCGCCGAACTCCTGGAGCTCGCAGAGCTGCCACAGGTATCCGTCCGCTTAGGCCAGCCAGCGAGCTTCATTGACGCGGGGAACCGCTCCGTCACCACCGCCGACGGCATGGAACTGGGCTACGACGAACTGGTCATCGCCACCGGATCAGCGCCCGTCGCGTCCCCCGTGGCGGGCGCCGGCCGCTGCCTGAGCTACTCCACGATCGACGACGCCGCCCGGATCGGCGACGCCGTCAAGGAAGTGACGCGGGAACTGGGCCGGCGGCCACTGGGAATCCTCGTGGGAACCGGCGCGGCGGCGGGCCAGGCCGAAGCGGTGCTGCGGGCCCGCGGCGTCAGGCCCATCCGCACAACGGTCCGGCCGGCCGCCGTGGTGCACTCCATCCACGGCTCAGGCCTGACCGCCTCCGGCGTTGTTTTCGAGGACGGCAGCAGCATGAACGGGGATCTGGTTGTCCTGGCCGAAGAGCGGGTTGCCCGCGATGGACTCGCCGCCAGCGCCGGACTCGCCACCGCCCCCAACGGCGGAATCGCCATCAGCAAGGACTTCAGGACATCGGTCTCCGGCATCTGGGCGATTGGTGACGCCGCAGCGTTCGACGGCGTCCGGCTGGGACTGCTGGTCGCCGCGGCTTCTGCCGCCGGAGCCTGCGCCGCGCAGCTGATGACGGCTACATCAGCGGCGGAAAGCCTGGCAGCCCACGCTGTGGAAGGCGTGGCCGCGGGTGTGGCGGAGCGTGTGCCTGCGGCCGCGTAA
- a CDS encoding phospho-sugar mutase, whose protein sequence is MTSSDAASLFRHAREWAAKDPDPTTAAELTELLQLAEEGSPAALQELADSFSGTLQFGTAGLRAALGAGPNRMNRVVVRRAAAGLADFLVDAVGEAAPRTRPRAVVGYDARHSSDIFAEETAAIFTAAGIETFLMPSALPTPLLAFAVRSLDCDGGVMVTASHNPPQDNGYKVYLGRHAVEGSGRGAQIVAPHDARIAARIDAVGALESITLAADGWTVLDPSVAAEYERATAGLADAARFPSRDLRIVLTPMHGVGGETAVAVLNAAGFADVTLVAEQAEPDPDFPTVNFPNPEEPGALDLALETAARVEADIVLANDPDADRVAVAAKDPDTGAWRMLRGDEVGALLGAHIVARLAAGSDETTSTVEAASDEGAGVFANSIVSSRLLSRIAAAAGYAHEETLTGFKWISRVPGLVYGYEEALGYCVAPELVRDKDGISAAVLIAEMAAAAKADGKTIFDTLDELYLQHGLHASDQLSIRVADLGLLDAMMNRLRVSPPDSFGSSAVETFVDLAEGSEHLPPTDGLLYLTRDETRVIIRPSGTEPKLKCYLEVILPVESAAELPEARQAARTALDNVLDDVREALGL, encoded by the coding sequence ATGACGTCCTCCGATGCCGCCTCCTTGTTCCGCCACGCCCGCGAATGGGCGGCCAAAGATCCGGATCCCACCACAGCCGCAGAGCTCACCGAACTGCTGCAACTCGCGGAAGAGGGCTCACCGGCAGCGTTGCAGGAACTGGCCGACAGCTTCAGCGGCACGCTGCAGTTCGGCACCGCAGGCCTCCGTGCCGCCCTGGGCGCCGGGCCGAACCGGATGAACCGCGTGGTGGTGCGCCGCGCCGCCGCCGGCCTCGCCGACTTCCTGGTTGATGCGGTGGGTGAGGCTGCCCCCAGGACCCGGCCACGCGCCGTCGTCGGCTATGACGCCCGCCATAGCTCGGACATCTTCGCCGAGGAAACGGCGGCCATCTTCACCGCCGCCGGGATTGAAACCTTCCTGATGCCGTCCGCACTGCCCACCCCGCTGCTCGCTTTCGCCGTCCGGTCCCTCGATTGCGATGGCGGTGTAATGGTGACGGCAAGCCACAATCCCCCGCAGGACAACGGATACAAGGTATACCTGGGCCGCCATGCCGTGGAGGGCAGCGGCCGCGGAGCGCAGATCGTGGCGCCCCACGACGCCCGGATCGCCGCGCGGATCGATGCCGTGGGCGCACTGGAATCCATCACCCTTGCCGCGGACGGCTGGACGGTCCTGGACCCGTCGGTTGCGGCGGAGTATGAACGCGCGACGGCGGGACTCGCCGATGCGGCCCGCTTCCCGTCCCGCGACCTGCGGATTGTCCTGACGCCCATGCACGGCGTCGGCGGCGAGACTGCCGTGGCGGTGCTGAATGCTGCCGGCTTTGCCGATGTCACGCTGGTGGCCGAACAGGCTGAGCCGGATCCCGACTTTCCCACGGTGAACTTTCCGAATCCGGAGGAACCCGGCGCCCTGGACCTGGCATTGGAGACCGCCGCCCGTGTCGAGGCCGATATTGTCCTGGCCAACGATCCGGATGCTGACCGCGTTGCAGTGGCGGCGAAGGATCCTGACACCGGCGCGTGGCGCATGCTGCGCGGCGACGAGGTGGGCGCGCTGCTGGGGGCACACATTGTGGCCCGGCTGGCGGCCGGCTCCGACGAAACCACCAGTACGGTTGAAGCAGCCAGCGACGAAGGGGCCGGCGTCTTCGCCAATTCGATTGTGTCCTCGCGCCTGCTCTCCCGCATCGCCGCCGCGGCAGGCTACGCGCACGAGGAAACGCTGACCGGGTTTAAGTGGATTTCCCGGGTGCCCGGGCTGGTCTACGGCTACGAGGAAGCCCTGGGCTATTGCGTTGCACCTGAACTGGTCCGGGACAAGGACGGGATCTCCGCCGCTGTCCTCATCGCGGAAATGGCTGCCGCCGCCAAGGCGGACGGGAAAACCATCTTCGACACCCTGGACGAGCTCTACCTTCAGCACGGGCTTCACGCCAGCGACCAACTGAGCATCCGGGTGGCTGATCTGGGCCTGCTGGACGCGATGATGAACCGGCTCCGGGTGAGCCCGCCCGATTCGTTCGGTTCGTCCGCTGTTGAGACTTTCGTAGACCTGGCCGAAGGGAGCGAGCACCTGCCGCCCACCGATGGCCTGCTGTATCTGACCCGGGACGAGACCCGGGTCATCATCCGGCCCAGCGGCACCGAGCCCAAGCTCAAGTGCTACCTGGAAGTCATCCTCCCGGTTGAGTCAGCGGCCGAGCTGCCGGAAGCCCGGCAGGCAGCCCGGACAGCCCTGGACAATGTGCTCGACGATGTCCGCGAGGCCCTCGGGCTCTGA
- a CDS encoding uroporphyrinogen-III synthase, with product MNALAPAEPAQLDATSGPEAADSPLEGFRIGVTSHRRSRDLIEALERRGAEVLHAPALKIAPVQEDIRLIEDTKAIIDARPDLCIATTAYGMRRWCEAADSFGIGEQLLETLGACRMFVRGPKARGAVRAAGLADVGISSDETTATLVDMLLAEGVRGKTVAVQLHGYTDVRQLERLRMSGATVLTVTPYRWVKPDGEDRLPRLIEAVCSGNLDVLTFTSAPAVDAVWSTAHEMGVYKQLIESLKTNVTTAVVGPVTAQPLLDAGISPLVPERFRMGALIRLVCEHLALNHVRRLDTASGNLELRGRSLRVDGAQVELAPAPLLLLRALLGAGGAVLSRESLSELLELKGSVHALDMTVSRLRSSLPDGRLVETVVKRGYRIRV from the coding sequence ATGAACGCACTGGCACCAGCTGAACCTGCCCAGCTTGACGCGACGTCCGGGCCGGAGGCTGCGGACTCCCCGCTGGAGGGCTTCCGCATTGGAGTCACCTCGCACCGGCGCTCCCGGGACCTCATCGAGGCACTGGAACGCCGCGGCGCGGAAGTACTGCACGCGCCGGCCCTCAAGATCGCCCCGGTGCAGGAGGACATCCGCCTCATCGAGGACACCAAGGCCATCATCGACGCACGCCCGGACCTGTGCATCGCCACTACGGCGTACGGCATGCGCCGCTGGTGCGAAGCTGCTGATTCGTTTGGGATCGGTGAACAGCTCCTGGAAACACTTGGGGCGTGCCGGATGTTCGTCCGGGGCCCCAAAGCCCGCGGCGCCGTCCGCGCGGCCGGACTCGCCGACGTCGGAATCAGCAGCGACGAAACCACCGCAACGCTGGTGGACATGCTGCTCGCCGAAGGCGTGCGGGGCAAGACCGTGGCCGTGCAGCTGCACGGCTACACGGACGTCCGGCAGCTGGAACGGCTACGCATGTCCGGCGCCACGGTCCTGACGGTCACCCCTTACCGCTGGGTAAAGCCCGACGGCGAAGACCGGCTTCCACGCCTCATCGAGGCTGTGTGCAGCGGCAATCTGGATGTGCTCACCTTCACGAGCGCCCCCGCCGTCGATGCCGTGTGGAGCACCGCCCACGAAATGGGCGTCTACAAGCAGCTCATCGAAAGCCTGAAAACCAACGTCACCACGGCGGTGGTGGGGCCCGTCACGGCCCAGCCCCTGCTCGACGCCGGTATCTCGCCGCTCGTTCCGGAACGGTTCCGGATGGGCGCCCTCATCCGGCTGGTGTGCGAGCACCTCGCCCTGAACCATGTGCGGCGGCTGGACACCGCGTCCGGCAACCTTGAGCTGCGCGGCCGCAGCCTGCGGGTCGACGGGGCGCAGGTTGAGCTGGCCCCTGCGCCGCTGCTGCTGCTGCGTGCCCTCCTGGGGGCCGGTGGGGCCGTGCTTTCCCGGGAATCGCTGTCGGAGCTGCTCGAGCTGAAGGGCTCAGTCCACGCCCTGGACATGACTGTCAGCCGCCTGCGGTCATCACTGCCGGACGGCCGCCTGGTGGAGACGGTGGTCAAGAGGGGTTACCGGATCCGCGTCTAG
- a CDS encoding Rrf2 family transcriptional regulator, with amino-acid sequence MKLGQGVEWGLHSCVNMSWTPPGEAVSSARLAEFYKLPAAYLNKQLQALVRAGILTSVSGPRGGFSLARRPDRISVLDVVLAIEGNDHAFRCEGIAKDAPGASMDADYARTCLISQTMRHAEVTWRTELSRQSIAGIAQSIERRFPDARESTVLQLVGPRT; translated from the coding sequence ATGAAACTGGGGCAGGGTGTTGAGTGGGGGCTGCATAGCTGCGTCAACATGTCCTGGACCCCGCCGGGGGAGGCCGTCAGCAGCGCACGGCTGGCCGAGTTCTACAAGCTTCCCGCCGCATATCTGAACAAACAGCTCCAGGCCCTGGTGCGGGCCGGGATCCTGACCTCCGTATCCGGCCCGCGCGGCGGCTTCTCGCTGGCCCGGCGTCCGGACCGGATTTCCGTCCTTGATGTGGTCCTGGCCATCGAAGGAAACGACCATGCCTTCCGGTGCGAAGGCATCGCCAAGGACGCCCCGGGTGCGAGCATGGACGCCGACTACGCGCGCACCTGCCTTATCTCGCAGACGATGCGCCACGCCGAAGTCACCTGGCGGACTGAGCTGTCCCGGCAGAGCATTGCCGGGATCGCCCAGTCCATCGAGCGCCGCTTTCCCGATGCCCGGGAGTCCACCGTCCTGCAGCTGGTCGGTCCGCGAACCTGA
- a CDS encoding metal-dependent hydrolase: protein MGGHHAASGAAAWVAIASTGPYTLGWYPLDATGILIGGMATAGTALVCDWDHRHSTVANSLPPLSNLIAVGIENASGGHRQGTHSVLGAACFVLLAMMAGQFQLQTDWGLLSVGAGLLCMFMINIAAKALKLFPKSGFISNWIFALTMAGLVTWFAPEQWTWLPVSMLTGVVVHIVGDMITTGGVPLLWPIVIKPPKFLRKLPVLNDVWKANGAFSLPLLGRAGSKREWLVLIPVSAYAMVGMCVAAWSLAKAHFPAAMAIGKTAVSRLLGAG from the coding sequence ATGGGAGGACATCACGCCGCGTCGGGGGCCGCGGCGTGGGTAGCCATTGCCTCAACAGGGCCGTACACGCTGGGCTGGTATCCGCTGGACGCTACGGGGATCCTCATCGGCGGGATGGCGACGGCGGGGACGGCGCTCGTGTGCGACTGGGACCACCGCCACAGCACGGTGGCCAACTCGCTGCCGCCGCTGTCCAACCTGATTGCCGTGGGGATTGAGAACGCCAGCGGCGGGCACCGTCAAGGCACCCACTCGGTGCTCGGGGCGGCGTGCTTTGTGCTGCTGGCCATGATGGCCGGGCAGTTCCAGCTGCAGACGGACTGGGGCCTGCTGTCCGTGGGTGCAGGCCTGCTGTGCATGTTCATGATCAACATTGCGGCCAAGGCACTGAAGCTGTTTCCCAAGTCCGGATTCATCAGCAACTGGATTTTTGCCCTGACCATGGCCGGACTGGTGACCTGGTTCGCGCCGGAACAGTGGACCTGGCTGCCTGTCTCGATGCTGACCGGGGTGGTAGTGCACATTGTGGGGGACATGATCACCACCGGGGGCGTGCCGCTGCTCTGGCCGATCGTCATCAAGCCACCGAAGTTCCTCCGGAAGCTGCCGGTGCTCAACGACGTCTGGAAAGCCAACGGCGCCTTTTCCCTGCCGCTGCTGGGCCGCGCCGGTTCCAAGCGCGAGTGGCTGGTCCTGATCCCGGTCAGCGCCTACGCGATGGTGGGCATGTGCGTAGCGGCGTGGTCGTTGGCAAAGGCACATTTCCCCGCCGCCATGGCGATCGGAAAGACCGCGGTCAGCCGCCTGCTTGGCGCGGGCTGA
- a CDS encoding purine-nucleoside phosphorylase has protein sequence MSNTDFQNTDPFAAARSAAEYIAQETGVDNHDVALVLGSGWAEAADLIGETTATLTADTVPGFHAPAVEGHVGTICSVLTKEGKRALVLGARTHYYEGKGVRAVVHGIRTAAAAGCKTLVLTNGCGGLNESWTPGTPVLIKDHINLTATSPLEGATFVDLTDLYSSRIRALAREVDSSLEEGVYAQFSGPHYETPAEVQYAKRIGADLVGMSTALEAIAGRHAGMEVFGISLVTNLAAGISAMPLSHQEVIESGQAAGPRISKLLAGIIAKL, from the coding sequence GTGAGTAATACAGACTTCCAGAACACGGACCCTTTCGCCGCGGCGCGCTCCGCCGCTGAGTACATCGCGCAGGAGACCGGGGTGGACAATCACGACGTCGCGCTCGTCCTGGGCTCAGGCTGGGCTGAAGCCGCCGACCTCATCGGCGAGACCACGGCCACCCTGACCGCCGACACTGTCCCGGGCTTCCACGCCCCGGCCGTGGAAGGACATGTGGGCACCATCTGCTCGGTCCTGACCAAAGAGGGCAAACGCGCGCTGGTCCTGGGCGCACGGACGCACTACTACGAGGGCAAAGGCGTCCGCGCCGTGGTCCACGGCATCCGCACCGCTGCCGCTGCCGGCTGCAAAACCCTGGTCCTCACCAACGGATGCGGAGGGCTGAACGAAAGCTGGACGCCGGGCACTCCGGTCCTCATCAAAGATCACATCAACCTCACCGCCACGTCCCCGCTGGAAGGCGCAACGTTTGTTGATCTGACGGATCTGTACAGCTCGCGCATCCGTGCCCTCGCCCGTGAAGTGGACTCCTCGCTGGAGGAAGGCGTCTATGCCCAGTTCAGCGGACCGCATTACGAAACGCCGGCCGAAGTCCAGTACGCCAAGCGGATCGGCGCGGACCTGGTGGGCATGTCCACCGCGTTGGAAGCGATCGCCGGCCGGCACGCAGGCATGGAAGTGTTCGGAATTTCGCTGGTCACCAACCTCGCAGCCGGGATCAGCGCCATGCCGCTCAGCCACCAGGAAGTCATCGAGTCCGGCCAGGCCGCCGGACCGCGGATTTCCAAACTGCTGGCTGGGATCATCGCCAAGCTTTAG
- the nirD gene encoding nitrite reductase small subunit NirD has translation MTATLELGALAADTATWHRVCAVDELELAWGEAALIEGRQVALFRTGPSEVFAVAHEDPATGAHVMARGILGSRGTRPTIASPLHKEVYDLETGECFGTAAVRLETFSTRISDGFIEVAV, from the coding sequence ATGACGGCAACACTGGAACTTGGGGCGCTCGCCGCCGACACCGCGACGTGGCACCGGGTCTGCGCCGTGGACGAGCTTGAGCTTGCCTGGGGCGAAGCAGCCCTCATTGAAGGCCGCCAGGTGGCACTCTTCCGGACCGGCCCCAGTGAGGTTTTTGCCGTGGCCCACGAAGATCCGGCCACCGGCGCCCACGTGATGGCCCGCGGCATTCTGGGTTCACGCGGCACCCGTCCCACCATCGCTTCGCCGCTGCACAAAGAGGTCTACGACCTGGAGACCGGCGAATGCTTCGGAACCGCCGCGGTGCGCCTGGAAACGTTCAGCACCCGCATTTCCGACGGTTTCATCGAGGTCGCGGTCTAA